The following are encoded together in the Pseudoalteromonas shioyasakiensis genome:
- a CDS encoding M1 family metallopeptidase, translated as MKFKPLLLSLAMAGACSQATADAISQHTYANLDDVTTTHLLLDLDVDFDDKQLEGFVEHTLDWHNATSKTLVLDTRDLDIDKVMYQDQKGSWHKADFTLAARDDVKGSKLTIKFKSQAVKARIYYNSRPEASGLQWLTPEQTASKSHPFMYSQSQAIHARSWIPVQDTPAMRVTYSARIHTPKDIRAVMSADNKDALYKDGDYLFNMPQPISPYLIAIGAGNLEFKAMSKQTGIFAEPTILDASVAEFNDTQAMIDKTNAMYGEYAWGRYDLLMLPPSFPFGGMENPRLSFITPTVVAGDKSLVNLIAHELAHSWSGNLVTNATWEDLWLNEGFTSYVENRIMEEVFGRDRAVMEQALDAAGLRALLKTLPAPDTRLNLKLNGRDPDDAFSSVPYTKGQLFLIYLENKFGRDKFDPFVKGYFDQFAFKSLTTAQFVTYLKANLIDKYPGVVSMDKVNEWIFEPGLPSDAPNPTSDAFDKVDAVTKTWLNGEISAAQLPTTDWSVHEWLHFLNNLPRDLSIEKMTELDNQFNLTQSTNAERAFAWFMLAVGNGYQPIYPALDEHLSGIGRRKLIVPLYKALIKNGKKDWAHDVYLKARPGYHPLAQGTVDDLFAK; from the coding sequence ATGAAGTTTAAACCATTACTTTTAAGTCTTGCTATGGCCGGTGCTTGCTCTCAAGCAACTGCAGATGCAATCAGCCAGCACACTTACGCAAACTTAGATGACGTAACAACCACTCACCTACTACTAGATTTAGATGTTGATTTTGATGACAAACAACTAGAAGGTTTTGTTGAGCACACGCTAGATTGGCACAATGCAACAAGCAAAACACTGGTACTTGATACACGCGATTTAGATATCGACAAAGTAATGTATCAAGATCAAAAAGGCAGCTGGCACAAAGCTGACTTCACCCTTGCTGCACGTGATGACGTGAAGGGCTCAAAATTAACAATTAAATTTAAAAGCCAAGCGGTTAAAGCACGTATTTACTACAACAGCCGCCCAGAAGCTTCAGGTTTACAGTGGTTAACGCCAGAGCAAACAGCCAGTAAGTCACACCCATTTATGTACAGCCAATCACAAGCAATTCATGCTCGTAGTTGGATCCCAGTACAAGATACGCCAGCAATGCGTGTAACCTATTCGGCACGTATTCACACTCCTAAAGACATTCGTGCGGTGATGAGTGCTGATAACAAAGATGCACTTTATAAAGACGGCGATTACCTATTTAATATGCCACAACCAATTTCGCCATACTTAATCGCAATTGGTGCTGGTAATTTAGAATTTAAAGCTATGTCTAAGCAAACGGGTATCTTTGCTGAGCCAACAATTTTAGATGCATCAGTTGCTGAGTTTAACGACACGCAAGCGATGATCGATAAAACTAACGCGATGTATGGCGAATACGCATGGGGTCGTTATGACTTATTAATGCTACCGCCAAGCTTCCCTTTTGGTGGCATGGAAAACCCACGTTTATCATTCATTACACCAACGGTTGTTGCTGGCGATAAAAGCTTAGTAAACCTAATTGCTCACGAGCTTGCTCACTCTTGGTCTGGTAACTTAGTAACTAATGCGACTTGGGAAGACTTATGGCTAAACGAAGGTTTCACGTCTTACGTTGAAAACCGCATTATGGAAGAAGTGTTTGGCCGTGACCGTGCAGTTATGGAGCAAGCGCTTGATGCAGCAGGCTTACGTGCATTACTTAAAACTCTGCCAGCACCAGATACGCGTCTTAACTTAAAACTTAATGGCCGCGATCCTGATGATGCATTTAGCTCGGTGCCTTACACTAAAGGTCAACTTTTCTTAATTTATTTAGAAAACAAATTTGGCCGTGACAAGTTCGACCCATTCGTAAAGGGTTACTTTGACCAGTTTGCGTTTAAGTCTCTAACAACCGCTCAATTTGTTACTTACTTAAAAGCAAACCTGATCGACAAATACCCAGGCGTAGTCAGCATGGATAAAGTTAATGAGTGGATCTTTGAGCCTGGTTTACCAAGCGATGCTCCTAACCCAACGTCTGATGCCTTCGATAAAGTTGATGCTGTAACCAAAACATGGTTAAACGGTGAGATCAGTGCAGCCCAGTTACCTACTACAGATTGGTCAGTTCACGAGTGGCTACACTTTTTGAATAATTTACCTCGCGATTTAAGCATTGAAAAAATGACTGAGCTTGATAACCAATTCAACCTAACACAGTCAACTAATGCAGAGCGAGCTTTCGCATGGTTTATGCTAGCGGTAGGTAATGGTTATCAACCAATTTATCCAGCGCTTGATGAACACCTATCAGGCATCGGTCGTCGTAAATTAATTGTGCCACTCTATAAAGCACTTATTAAAAACGGTAAAAAAGACTGGGCGCATGATGTGTACTTAAAAGCACGTCCGGGTTACCACCCACTTGCACAAGGTACTGTTGACGACTTATTTGCAAAGTAA
- the murB gene encoding UDP-N-acetylmuramate dehydrogenase has protein sequence MAQSLQSFHTFSLPSQCQHFYQIDEVNQLLSTDFSGPFCILGEGSNTVFLSDYQGSVIHMNTKGIDIEQQNDGFLLHIAAGENWHQLVAMTIANDMPGLENLALIPGTVGAAPVQNIGAYGVELEKFVSYVEYFDIATKTTKRLTKGECQFGYRDSIFKHALKNKAVITQVGLLLPKKWQPVLSYGPLQQLSEPSPQQVFEQIITTRNSKLPNPSELANAGSFFKNPVIRNEQLALLLKHYPELPHYFVDAEHHKVAAGWLIEQVGLKGFKVAGIEVHQQQALVLVNHGNSTGDDLIAMVKHVQQQVWHKYQIALQHEVRLINAEHECHIELGASS, from the coding sequence GTGGCTCAGTCCCTGCAATCTTTTCATACCTTTTCTTTGCCAAGCCAATGCCAGCATTTTTATCAAATTGATGAAGTGAATCAGCTTTTAAGCACAGACTTTTCTGGGCCATTTTGTATTTTAGGTGAAGGCAGTAATACCGTGTTTTTATCTGACTACCAAGGTTCTGTGATCCACATGAATACGAAGGGCATAGATATAGAGCAGCAAAACGATGGCTTTTTATTGCACATTGCAGCCGGAGAAAACTGGCACCAATTAGTTGCTATGACTATTGCTAATGACATGCCTGGGCTTGAAAACCTTGCTTTAATACCTGGGACTGTTGGTGCTGCACCAGTGCAAAATATAGGTGCTTACGGTGTAGAGCTTGAAAAGTTTGTGAGTTATGTCGAATACTTTGATATTGCCACCAAAACCACAAAGCGCTTAACTAAAGGCGAATGTCAATTTGGCTATCGTGACTCTATCTTCAAACATGCACTGAAGAATAAAGCTGTAATCACCCAAGTAGGGTTACTGCTACCTAAAAAATGGCAGCCAGTTCTGAGTTATGGACCATTGCAACAGCTTTCAGAACCCTCTCCACAACAGGTATTTGAGCAAATCATCACAACCAGAAACAGCAAACTACCAAACCCCAGTGAACTTGCTAATGCAGGCAGTTTTTTCAAAAACCCAGTGATCAGGAATGAGCAACTTGCGTTACTTTTAAAACACTACCCAGAGCTACCTCATTACTTTGTGGATGCTGAGCATCATAAAGTTGCGGCGGGGTGGTTGATTGAGCAAGTTGGGTTAAAAGGCTTTAAGGTCGCAGGTATTGAAGTGCATCAGCAGCAAGCTTTAGTGCTAGTAAACCACGGTAATAGTACAGGTGATGACTTAATTGCCATGGTAAAGCATGTACAACAACAGGTTTGGCATAAATATCAGATTGCTTTACAGCACGAAGTACGCCTGATCAACGCTGAACATGAATGCCACATTGAATTGGGAGCTTCATCATGA
- the birA gene encoding bifunctional biotin--[acetyl-CoA-carboxylase] ligase/biotin operon repressor BirA — translation MKAPDGNKLAILQALNSGGFISGQQLGEQLGISRAAVGKHIHSLQEMGLDIFKVTGKGYCLNNSAGLLNKDKIGQHYNELGGSTANVEVQPIIDSTNSELMRRLQTEVALPSGSVLVAEMQQAGRGRRGRVWQSPFGANLYFSYFWRLDDGLQAAMGVSIAVGLAVYDTLKALYQLDVELKWPNDIYLNREKLAGVLVELDGQPQGPCQLVIGIGINLHMPESVSQHIDQAWTDLSQHVQGLDKNKLVAYLCFYLEKRLAQYQQSGLNDMYLQWNQLNAFAGECVELNTGHRSWRGICEGIDNQGGVRIRQDGEVKSYYGGEISLRKAEL, via the coding sequence ATGAAAGCGCCAGATGGAAATAAGCTCGCTATTTTACAAGCTCTGAATTCAGGTGGTTTTATTTCTGGTCAGCAATTGGGCGAGCAGCTCGGTATTAGCCGTGCAGCAGTGGGTAAACATATTCACTCTTTGCAGGAAATGGGGCTCGATATATTTAAGGTTACGGGTAAAGGGTATTGCCTTAATAATAGTGCAGGCTTACTGAACAAAGATAAAATCGGTCAGCATTATAATGAGTTAGGTGGTAGCACCGCTAATGTTGAAGTGCAGCCTATTATTGACTCAACCAACAGTGAGCTAATGCGCCGTTTGCAAACAGAAGTAGCACTGCCATCTGGAAGCGTATTAGTTGCAGAAATGCAGCAAGCGGGAAGAGGGCGCCGTGGGCGCGTTTGGCAATCTCCATTTGGCGCAAACTTATACTTTAGTTACTTTTGGCGTTTGGATGATGGTTTGCAAGCTGCTATGGGGGTCTCTATTGCTGTTGGGCTTGCTGTTTACGATACGCTTAAAGCCTTATATCAATTAGATGTAGAGCTTAAGTGGCCAAATGATATCTACTTAAACCGTGAAAAATTAGCGGGCGTATTAGTTGAACTTGACGGCCAACCACAAGGTCCTTGTCAGCTTGTAATAGGTATAGGTATCAATTTACATATGCCAGAAAGTGTTAGCCAACACATAGATCAAGCATGGACTGACTTAAGTCAGCATGTGCAGGGGTTAGATAAAAACAAGCTGGTGGCCTATTTATGCTTTTATTTAGAAAAACGTTTAGCTCAGTATCAGCAATCAGGTTTAAACGATATGTATCTACAGTGGAATCAATTAAATGCATTTGCTGGCGAGTGTGTTGAGCTCAATACGGGTCACCGTAGCTGGCGTGGTATTTGCGAAGGAATTGATAACCAAGGTGGCGTACGTATTCGTCAAGATGGCGAAGTGAAAAGTTATTATGGTGGTGAAATTTCATTACGTAAGGCTGAGCTATGA
- a CDS encoding type III pantothenate kinase translates to MKLLVDVGNTAIKAVLFDGKDYQTCELSNLPWSQIKELVYACVGSTELLKPLLAKAQQHAVPYFEAEVTAKLATLSCAYQQFKNLGIDRWLAVIAAYVEYPEQNCIIIDAGTATTIDVLNKEGAHLGGWILPGLDLMTSSLTQNTQRVFDDEQTPFTTELGRNTPNGLKNGAMVATLGAIEQAKQHLNQQGCQLLFAGGYGKLLADTYLDAKFDSLLVFKGLNYWRELAIKQ, encoded by the coding sequence ATGAAATTATTAGTGGATGTTGGCAATACCGCAATTAAAGCCGTTTTGTTTGATGGCAAGGATTACCAAACCTGTGAACTCAGCAATTTACCTTGGTCACAAATAAAAGAGCTGGTCTATGCCTGCGTAGGTAGCACAGAGCTACTTAAACCGTTATTAGCAAAGGCGCAGCAACATGCTGTTCCTTACTTCGAAGCAGAGGTGACCGCTAAACTCGCTACGTTAAGCTGTGCTTATCAGCAGTTTAAAAACCTAGGAATTGATCGCTGGCTCGCGGTAATAGCTGCGTATGTAGAATATCCCGAGCAAAACTGCATTATTATCGATGCCGGTACAGCAACGACAATTGATGTGCTTAATAAAGAAGGCGCGCATCTAGGAGGCTGGATCTTACCTGGCCTTGATTTAATGACCTCATCACTTACCCAAAATACGCAACGCGTGTTTGATGATGAGCAAACACCATTTACGACTGAACTAGGGCGTAATACGCCAAATGGCCTAAAAAATGGCGCTATGGTTGCTACCCTAGGTGCAATCGAGCAAGCAAAACAACATCTTAACCAACAGGGTTGTCAGTTATTATTTGCTGGTGGTTATGGCAAATTGTTAGCAGATACATATTTAGATGCTAAATTTGACAGCTTGCTCGTGTTTAAAGGACTGAATTATTGGCGTGAATTAGCTATAAAGCAGTAA
- the tuf gene encoding elongation factor Tu produces MAKEKFERVKPHVNVGTIGHVDHGKTTLTAAITNVLAKVYGGVAKDFASIDNAPEERERGITISTSHVEYDTPTRHYAHVDCPGHADYVKNMITGAAQMDGAILVVAATDGPMPQTREHILLSRQVGVPYIIVFMNKCDMVDDEELLELVEMEVRELLSEYDFPGDDLPLIQGSALKALEGEKEWEDKIVELAEALDSYIPEPERDIDKPFIMPIEDVFSIQGRGTVVTGRVEAGIINVNDEVEIVGIKETTKTTCTGVEMFRKLLDEGRAGENIGALLRGTKREDVERGQVLAKPGSITPHTKFTSEVYVLSKDEGGRHTPFFKGYRPQFYFRTTDVTGDVQLPDGVEMVMPGDNIKMTVELICPIAMDEGLRFAIREGGRTVGAGVVATIVE; encoded by the coding sequence ATGGCAAAAGAAAAGTTTGAACGCGTAAAACCGCACGTAAACGTTGGTACAATCGGCCACGTTGACCACGGTAAAACAACTCTAACAGCAGCAATCACTAACGTACTTGCAAAAGTATACGGTGGTGTAGCTAAAGACTTCGCATCAATCGATAACGCTCCAGAAGAGCGTGAGCGTGGTATCACAATCTCAACTTCACACGTTGAGTACGATACTCCAACTCGTCACTACGCACACGTAGACTGTCCAGGACACGCCGATTATGTTAAAAACATGATCACTGGTGCTGCTCAAATGGACGGCGCAATCCTAGTAGTTGCTGCGACTGACGGTCCTATGCCACAAACTCGTGAGCACATCCTACTTTCTCGTCAGGTTGGTGTACCTTACATCATCGTATTCATGAACAAATGTGACATGGTTGACGACGAAGAGCTACTTGAGCTAGTTGAGATGGAAGTTCGTGAACTTCTTTCTGAGTACGACTTCCCAGGTGATGACTTACCACTAATCCAAGGTTCAGCGCTTAAAGCGTTAGAAGGCGAGAAAGAGTGGGAAGACAAAATCGTTGAGCTTGCAGAAGCACTAGATTCTTACATCCCAGAGCCAGAGCGTGACATCGATAAGCCATTCATCATGCCTATCGAAGACGTATTCTCAATCCAAGGTCGTGGTACTGTTGTAACTGGCCGTGTTGAAGCTGGTATCATCAACGTGAATGACGAAGTTGAAATCGTAGGTATCAAAGAAACTACGAAGACAACTTGTACAGGTGTTGAGATGTTCCGTAAGCTTCTAGACGAAGGTCGTGCGGGTGAGAACATCGGTGCACTTCTACGTGGTACTAAGCGTGAAGACGTTGAACGTGGTCAAGTACTAGCTAAGCCTGGTTCAATCACTCCACACACGAAGTTCACTTCAGAAGTATACGTACTTTCTAAAGATGAAGGTGGTCGTCATACTCCATTCTTCAAAGGTTACCGTCCACAGTTCTACTTCCGTACAACTGACGTAACAGGTGACGTACAGTTACCAGACGGCGTTGAAATGGTAATGCCTGGTGATAACATCAAGATGACTGTAGAACTAATCTGCCCAATCGCGATGGACGAAGGTTTACGCTTCGCTATCCGTGAAGGTGGCCGTACAGTTGGTGCTGGTGTTGTTGCAACTATCGTTGAGTAA
- a CDS encoding hybrid sensor histidine kinase/response regulator transcription factor → MIRFFIALLALLFLPSAWSAFQNYDIEDGLSQSVVFDIVQDQQGFIWISTQAGLNRFDGNEFTVFTASDETNSLANNYIYPLAIDNESTLFIGTRNSGVNQLALHNYQFSEPLLKERRITSLLVAQQQVYIGTYDGSLFRYDKRTEQLETLITGLKKPIYALSKIDEILWIGTHGAGLLHYDLINNKQINSVFSGFAESVDIHASIFAIKQAADGSIWLASQGGGLYKIEPSTKTITQWLTSKDDNSGLSSNEIRDIEFDSQGQVWLATRGGGINVYDPIDASFTVLAHDPFDKYSLAHDRVYSIYRDSSDIMWFGTAHGISKLDPASLQFSKLKKPTPLSSNDAWALLEDSKQRIWYGSWGGGIDILDQQLNRLDRITTESSPYSISSNAIKAIAEDRNGDIWIGSWQQGIDVLHNDGSISHFRADEGEHGLTENSIYALLVDEKNNVWVGTNGGGLFCFDRQRGKFISFAKPLANTQLVIPTARVTSLYKSSQADLWIGTDGDGAYHYNAATDTLTNYRKGDLALSDNTVRAFLEIDQQMWLATSNGLNIIDLSNQQVQQFNVAQGLPNQVVYALLKDNEGWVWLSTNNGLAKIDPATMSIKNYKARHGLQGNEFNAGAYLKTRDGRLMFGGTQGVSVINPAELEVNTIGGQLALTSLQFDDVDVVNQGVSRLGSLYQIEKSRSVTIPAGIKRVHFQIGYLHYSELQTNQYSYQLAGFEQQWRKATGSFLSVDYTNLSAGKYQLKVNASSENGANALTPLLLNITVLAPWWQTSEFYLLAAMLILAMVWLFTVLWTRRIRKQKYYLEQIVSERTDEIAEQKMLIEQQADALSDSLENKVRFFTHASHELRTPLSLLIAPLQKLIADEQNTEKCEQLNLVLRNSRRLENLVDKLLTLTRYDERHEEIIKVVSLSAIAREVAGQFAVLGEKSIDFIVDIEEAVFIESTREGVITILTNLLSNAFKYTQQGQVSLTVCASGELARIEVTDTGKGIADSEKDKVFDTFYRVSSHANVEGCGVGLAIVKRLVDKYKGNIVLASRLGEGTSFKLAFKTAQFTEQTPVDSTILKSTVNHDKASVLIIEDNDELRHYLKTELQQSYQVLLAEDGQVGLQIALSQVPDLIITDLMMPKVDGFTVLDSLHNSPVTCHIPVVILTAKGDYETRISSLKQHALDVITKPFDREELFLKVENWIHWVSLYSQQQIMGLPLNSQAKQSITVDPRDKQLLENLGKYVADHYHQQGFSMVNCAKELALSERQLQRKLKVLLNITPSEYLRNYRLTKAAELIRKGQQISLVIDEVGFSSRSYFSKFFKAKYGMTAKEYQCYYI, encoded by the coding sequence ATGATCCGTTTTTTTATAGCGCTCTTAGCACTTCTGTTTTTACCTTCAGCTTGGTCTGCATTTCAAAACTACGATATTGAAGATGGATTATCGCAAAGTGTTGTGTTCGATATTGTGCAAGATCAGCAAGGTTTTATCTGGATTTCAACACAGGCAGGTTTAAACCGTTTTGATGGCAATGAATTTACTGTATTCACAGCCTCTGATGAGACGAATAGTCTAGCGAATAACTATATTTACCCATTGGCAATCGACAACGAGTCAACGTTGTTTATAGGTACTCGAAATAGTGGTGTAAACCAACTCGCATTACATAATTATCAATTTTCTGAGCCGCTGTTAAAAGAGCGCCGAATAACCAGCTTATTAGTAGCGCAACAGCAAGTTTATATTGGCACTTACGATGGCAGCCTTTTTCGTTACGATAAGCGAACAGAGCAACTTGAAACGTTAATAACAGGGTTAAAAAAGCCTATTTATGCGCTATCAAAAATCGATGAAATACTTTGGATTGGTACTCATGGAGCTGGGTTACTTCATTATGACCTTATTAATAATAAACAAATTAATTCGGTTTTTTCTGGCTTTGCTGAGTCTGTTGATATTCATGCCAGTATTTTTGCTATCAAACAGGCTGCTGATGGCAGTATTTGGTTGGCAAGTCAGGGTGGTGGCTTATATAAGATTGAGCCAAGCACAAAAACAATAACGCAGTGGCTTACCTCTAAAGATGATAATTCTGGGCTTAGTAGTAATGAAATTCGTGATATTGAGTTTGATAGTCAAGGCCAAGTTTGGCTGGCAACGCGAGGCGGCGGAATTAATGTTTACGACCCTATTGATGCAAGCTTCACCGTTTTAGCGCATGACCCGTTTGATAAATATAGTCTTGCTCATGACCGGGTATATAGTATCTATCGAGACAGTAGTGACATTATGTGGTTTGGTACTGCCCATGGGATCAGTAAGCTCGACCCAGCATCATTGCAATTTAGTAAGTTAAAAAAGCCAACGCCACTTTCAAGTAACGATGCGTGGGCGTTACTTGAAGACTCAAAGCAACGTATTTGGTATGGCAGCTGGGGTGGCGGTATCGATATTCTGGATCAGCAATTAAATCGTTTAGATCGTATAACCACCGAAAGTTCACCGTATTCAATCAGTAGCAATGCAATTAAAGCCATCGCCGAAGATCGTAATGGCGATATATGGATTGGCAGCTGGCAGCAAGGGATTGATGTTTTGCATAACGATGGCAGCATCAGTCACTTTCGAGCAGATGAAGGCGAGCATGGCTTAACTGAAAACAGTATATATGCCCTTTTAGTCGATGAAAAAAATAATGTTTGGGTCGGCACTAATGGAGGAGGGCTGTTTTGTTTTGATAGACAGCGCGGCAAGTTTATTAGTTTTGCAAAGCCTCTAGCGAATACACAACTTGTAATTCCAACGGCGCGGGTGACGAGTTTATATAAAAGCTCGCAAGCAGATCTGTGGATAGGTACTGATGGTGATGGGGCTTATCATTACAACGCTGCAACCGATACCCTCACTAATTATCGCAAAGGCGACTTGGCTTTATCTGATAATACAGTGCGTGCATTTTTAGAAATTGACCAGCAAATGTGGCTCGCAACATCGAACGGCTTAAATATTATTGATTTGAGCAACCAGCAGGTGCAGCAATTTAATGTCGCTCAAGGCCTTCCTAATCAAGTCGTTTATGCGTTGTTAAAAGACAATGAAGGTTGGGTTTGGCTAAGTACCAACAACGGCCTCGCTAAAATAGACCCTGCAACCATGAGCATTAAAAATTATAAAGCTCGACATGGTTTACAAGGAAATGAATTTAATGCCGGTGCTTATTTAAAAACCCGTGATGGCCGCTTGATGTTTGGTGGCACGCAAGGGGTTAGTGTCATTAACCCTGCTGAACTTGAAGTTAATACTATTGGTGGGCAATTAGCTCTTACCAGCTTGCAGTTTGATGATGTGGATGTGGTAAACCAAGGAGTAAGTCGTTTAGGCAGTTTATATCAAATAGAAAAAAGCCGCTCAGTGACCATTCCTGCGGGTATCAAACGAGTTCATTTTCAGATTGGTTACCTGCACTACTCTGAGCTGCAAACTAACCAATACTCCTATCAGTTAGCAGGCTTTGAACAGCAATGGCGCAAAGCTACAGGGTCGTTTTTATCTGTTGATTACACTAATCTTTCTGCTGGTAAATATCAGTTGAAAGTAAATGCTAGTAGTGAAAATGGGGCAAATGCGCTCACCCCATTACTGTTAAACATAACGGTTCTTGCGCCTTGGTGGCAAACAAGTGAGTTTTATCTGTTAGCAGCCATGCTGATTTTGGCTATGGTGTGGTTGTTCACAGTGCTTTGGACTCGCCGTATACGCAAACAAAAATATTATCTGGAGCAAATTGTTAGCGAGCGCACTGACGAAATCGCAGAGCAAAAAATGCTAATTGAACAGCAAGCTGACGCTCTGAGTGACTCACTCGAGAATAAAGTACGGTTCTTCACGCATGCATCACATGAATTACGTACTCCTTTGAGTTTGTTGATTGCGCCTTTGCAAAAGCTAATAGCAGATGAGCAAAATACTGAAAAGTGTGAGCAACTGAATTTGGTATTACGTAATAGCCGGCGCTTAGAAAACTTGGTCGATAAGCTATTAACGCTGACTCGCTATGATGAGCGCCATGAAGAGATTATTAAAGTTGTGTCACTATCGGCAATTGCCAGAGAGGTCGCGGGGCAGTTTGCTGTGTTAGGTGAAAAGTCCATAGACTTTATAGTCGATATTGAAGAGGCTGTATTTATTGAAAGCACCCGAGAAGGGGTGATCACGATTCTTACCAACCTTTTAAGTAATGCCTTTAAATATACTCAGCAAGGTCAAGTCAGCTTAACCGTATGCGCATCAGGTGAGCTTGCTCGCATAGAAGTAACTGACACAGGTAAAGGCATCGCAGACTCTGAAAAAGACAAGGTGTTTGATACTTTTTACAGAGTAAGTAGTCATGCAAATGTAGAAGGCTGTGGCGTAGGTTTAGCCATCGTTAAACGTCTGGTCGATAAATACAAAGGCAATATTGTGCTGGCAAGTCGCTTAGGAGAAGGAACCAGCTTTAAACTCGCATTTAAAACAGCGCAATTTACAGAGCAAACTCCAGTTGATAGCACAATTCTAAAATCAACAGTGAATCATGACAAAGCGAGTGTATTAATTATTGAAGATAATGACGAGCTACGTCATTACCTGAAAACAGAGTTACAGCAAAGTTATCAAGTATTATTAGCTGAAGATGGTCAAGTCGGTTTACAAATAGCGCTGAGCCAAGTGCCAGATTTAATTATTACAGATTTAATGATGCCAAAAGTCGATGGCTTTACTGTTTTAGATTCATTACATAATTCGCCCGTTACATGCCATATCCCAGTGGTTATTTTAACTGCAAAGGGCGACTACGAAACCCGCATTAGCAGCTTAAAACAGCATGCGCTAGATGTGATCACTAAACCATTTGATAGGGAAGAGCTCTTTTTAAAAGTAGAGAACTGGATACATTGGGTTAGCTTATATTCGCAGCAGCAAATTATGGGGTTACCCCTTAATTCTCAAGCTAAGCAATCAATTACAGTTGATCCTCGTGATAAACAGTTGCTTGAAAACTTAGGAAAATATGTTGCTGACCATTACCACCAACAAGGCTTTTCAATGGTCAACTGTGCGAAAGAGTTAGCGCTTAGTGAGCGTCAATTACAACGCAAGTTAAAAGTCCTACTAAACATTACTCCCAGTGAGTACTTACGAAATTATCGACTAACTAAAGCAGCCGAACTTATTAGGAAAGGCCAACAAATAAGCTTAGTAATAGATGAAGTTGGCTTTTCGTCACGTTCGTATTTCTCTAAATTTTTCAAAGCAAAATATGGCATGACGGCGAAAGAGTATCAATGTTATTACATATAA
- a CDS encoding trimeric intracellular cation channel family protein, with protein sequence MTELYHWFDLFGVAVFAVSGTLLAYNKKMDGFGVVVLATVTAIGGGTVRDVILDVPVFWLHDQSYFWAILLSVFVTTRLINKQRSISLNALQVADAFGLAFFAVMGTQKAMLAGMPDTTAIIMGVITACFGGVIRDVLAGNIPMLLKGELYAIACIAGGIVYTLSISLGLVTEVAMILAMLMTLSLRLAAMKWQLTLHVFKYPD encoded by the coding sequence ATGACTGAACTTTACCATTGGTTTGATTTATTCGGCGTAGCCGTGTTTGCAGTTTCTGGAACGCTACTGGCGTACAACAAAAAAATGGATGGCTTTGGGGTTGTTGTGTTAGCCACAGTCACTGCTATTGGCGGTGGGACTGTACGCGACGTTATTTTAGATGTTCCTGTATTTTGGCTACATGATCAAAGCTATTTCTGGGCTATTTTATTGTCTGTATTTGTCACCACCCGTTTAATCAATAAGCAGCGTTCTATTTCACTTAATGCGCTGCAAGTTGCTGATGCTTTCGGTTTGGCATTTTTTGCGGTGATGGGCACACAAAAAGCCATGCTCGCAGGTATGCCAGACACCACGGCGATTATTATGGGTGTAATAACAGCCTGCTTTGGCGGTGTTATCCGTGATGTGCTGGCTGGAAATATACCGATGCTATTAAAGGGCGAGCTCTATGCCATTGCTTGTATCGCTGGCGGCATTGTTTATACATTAAGTATCTCGCTGGGTTTAGTGACCGAAGTTGCTATGATATTAGCCATGCTTATGACCTTATCACTGCGTTTAGCTGCAATGAAATGGCAACTGACATTACACGTTTTTAAATATCCCGACTAA